The genomic stretch AGGGCATGAAGCTACTGTCCGACATCAACATGGCGCTCGGCCTCGCCCTGATGGCCTTCATCCTGATCTTCGGGCCGACCGCCTTCATCATGGAAACCTTCGTCACCACGATCGGCGCTTACGTTTCCCAATTCGTGAGCATGTCGTTCCGTCTGTTCCCCTTCGAGGGCGTAACCGAATGGTCGGCGAACTGGACGCTGACCTATCTGATCTGGTGGCTCGCCTGGGGGCCGTTCGTCGGCGTCTTCATCGCCCGGATTTCGCGCGGGCGGACGATTCGCGAGTTCTGTACGGGCGTGATCCTGATCCCGACGGCGTTCTCTCTGTTCTGGTTTGCCGTTTTTGGCGGCGCCGGCATCTATGTCGAGATGTACGGTCCGGGCGGGCTTGCCTCGGTCATCACCCAGGATGTCGCCGCCGCCCTTTTCACCTTTCTCGACTATTTCCCGTTCGCGAACGTCCTCAGCTTCGGCGCGCTCGTGCTGATCGTCATCTTTCTCGTCACCTCCGCCGACAGCGGCACATTCGTGCTTTCGATGATGACGACGAACGGCAACCTCAACCCGCCGTCGGCTTCCAAGATCGTCTGGGGCAGCATCGTCGCGATCATCACGGCGGCGACGCTTCTTGCCGGGTCCGTCGATGTCGCGCGGGCCATGTCGACGCTCGGCGCGATACCCTTTTCCGCGATCCTGATGCTGCAGATCGTGAGTTTCTTGAGACGACTCAGAAGCGATCCCTCACGCAGCGGGCCCGTTGAGGACCGCGCCGGCGAGGTGGCGTCATGAGAAGGCTGATCTCGCTTCTGATCGTATTCGTCCTCGCCGGCTGCGCGGCACAACCGGTGCGTATCGGCTCGAAAGACCTTGCGGAAAGCAGGATCCTTGCGGAGATGTTCGCCCTTCTGCTCGAAGAGGATGGCATCAAGGTCAAGCGCGTTCCGGCGCTGGGGTCGACCGGCATCGTCTTCCAGGCGCTCACCGATGACGACATCGACCTTTATCCCGAATACACCGGAACGGCGCTGGCGTTCATGGGAGCGCCCCGCATGGCTGACGCTGACGAAGCGTATTCGGTCGTCAACGGGCGACTTTCGGACAACGCGCTCGTCATGCTCGACCGTCTCGGCTTTGCAACGGATTATGCGGTTCTGACCCGCCCGGCGGTTGCCGCCGAGAACGGCCTTGAAACCATATCGGATCTGGCCGGACCCGATGACCGCATGCGCCTCGGCGTGATGCAGTCCTTCGCGGAACGCCCGCGCGACGGCCTCGAACCCTTCCTCGATCGTTTCGGCCTCTCCTTCGACACGGTCACGGTGT from Martelella sp. AD-3 encodes the following:
- a CDS encoding BCCT family transporter, with the protein product MSQDTSACDEQKTGGRLLVHFNKTVIISLLLCLPIGAWGVLAPEQMAASVLGFTSYFMIGASWWWLGLCSGFVILAAFLALGPYGNIRLGKDDEKPEFSYSSWIAMLFAGGMGAGLLFWGVAEPVTHFENPPVGVGGSAEAARQALVITNLHWGLHAWSIYGVCALVIAYFTFRLDKPPLISTPLRGLFSGRSAEAAATTADVLGVVAVVFGLAGSLAMGALQVRSGLTAMFDLPEVNTTSLLILAVLFLMYMISTLTGVEKGMKLLSDINMALGLALMAFILIFGPTAFIMETFVTTIGAYVSQFVSMSFRLFPFEGVTEWSANWTLTYLIWWLAWGPFVGVFIARISRGRTIREFCTGVILIPTAFSLFWFAVFGGAGIYVEMYGPGGLASVITQDVAAALFTFLDYFPFANVLSFGALVLIVIFLVTSADSGTFVLSMMTTNGNLNPPSASKIVWGSIVAIITAATLLAGSVDVARAMSTLGAIPFSAILMLQIVSFLRRLRSDPSRSGPVEDRAGEVAS